The Tursiops truncatus isolate mTurTru1 chromosome 9, mTurTru1.mat.Y, whole genome shotgun sequence DNA segment TAACTATAGCAAAGTATGAGAAGTTATGTGAGAAACATCTGGCACCGTCAAAGACATCAGAAGCCAGAGAAATACTGATCGGTATTAAAGAGAAGGAGTTCAGCCTTCATAAGAGAAatgtaccaagaaaaaaaattccaacacaTACACCCAAAGAAATGTCAGTAGGGGCCCCTCTAAAGTCCACATTCAGATGAAATGTTCAGAAGAATTAAAACAAGAGCAAATTTGGGAGGAGAGGAGTACCCCAATTCACTCTGGACATCTCTCTCATCTCAGCCCTCCAAGACCGAGTATTAGGAAGAGACTAGAAAGAAATGCAGGCTTCCCCAGAGGGTGAGCTAGGAGTGGCACAATAATATCAGTTTCTGAAATATTAGCAGGATTGGCTTTTAGCCTCACCAGACTGACTGACCGGTGTtgggaacagaaataaaagcttGTGACTTCATGGGGTTTGACCCTATTGAAAATGAGCCCCTCTGCTCAAAGAGGTGATCAAGTCGCAGGGGTCCTTTCTACTCTCTAACGTAAGGTGCGAAAAGGACATAATCAGAACCCGTAACCTTCCGCTTTCCAGAAATTGGTACGTCTGTAAACGgatttagtaaaattaattttcaagagGCTGCTCGTTTTCTCCTTGGTGCAATTCAGCTTTGCCACACCAGCTGTGAAGGTTTGTCAAGTTACTGAAACTCTCAAATTCACTTTGATACAGATTTCTAATCTTCCCCTTCCCACCTTTTTAAATTACTGCCTGAGTCTGTGCCCTAAACATGCCCATGTTTTGCTTTTAGCACCAAAACCTTCTAGTTTATTCTACTGGAGCTGCTTTTCCCCTGTATCCCTAGGCTGTTCCTGTTGGCTTCCACGGTCCAAAACTGAGACCAAGATCCTCACCCAATGATGCAGGTAGATGGTAAAATATCCCCAACTTTCCGCCCTTCTTTGTATCTGTGCCCTTTACCACGTGACTCTGAAGCTCCCTCATTCAAGAGGGGGCACCTATTGTCCTTTCCTTTGAATCTGAGTTTGTCTTGTGTCTTGCTTTGCACAACTGAATGCAGTGGAAGTGATGGTGTGCTTGTTCTTTCCCTAGGCCTTAAGACACTGTTTTTGCTTCCACTCTCTTAGAACCCTGCTGTACTCTGACAACAAGCCCAGGCAAGTCTATTAAAGGATGAAAGTCACCAACTTTGCCACAGTCAACCCCTAGCCGAAACCCACTGACTAGTCAGCCCGGAGCTGATCCATCAACTGACTACAGATGAATCAGTGACACCCACCAAGATCAACAGAGCCAGGCCCAGATAGATTGACTGGTGAACTCAGAAACAATAATAAAtgcattgttttaagtcactggaTTTGGGGTAGTTTGTTGCCCACAATAACtgagaagcatttttaaagactttctaTCAATGACAGTGTACCCAATTAACTATAAGTTCCTTCTGTTCTTGCGATATAAATTTGATAAATGCCTTCTTAGTCGGCCAAGCTGAACTCACTAAGTggaatttctctctcttacttTAATACCACAAATTCTTTTCCTTCACTTATGCTACTGTGTCTCTTTCCATGAAATGTTCccagaagaaaaggtagaaaacgTCCTAGGTTTACCCTCATCATTCACTTATTACCCCTCCTTTTCTCAGACACTTAATCCACTTACACTTTGCACATAAAATTGGCTTCATTAAGTAAACTTGATAACTGTCACCACCATTTGTCTCGACTGCCAATTCCTAGAATGCAGGCAAAATGTTGGCAGAACTTGTCCATAGAGTATCATGTTTACAGGCCCTTAATCCGTTTgtcaaatcaaattaaaatgaatggtttttaaatgtttgaatgaCTCCCGGCTCCAAATGGAAAAGtccaaatattaatttattctaccttatatctgtttttatattaaaataatatatgtaaataaggATCAGTTGAAAACCCAATCTTCCAACAattacttaaaacaataaaagaaaaggcaAGTCTGGACATGGGCAATTAAAGAGCAAGTGCATCCTCGTTGTATGTTCCTCGTTAATACATGACTTTagttataaaaaggaaacatttagcAACAATGGTCTTTGAACTGTTCTTAAGTAATCAGTGAACTATATCAGTATTTATCAGAGTTTTTAGatgatgttttcaaaatatttaatatcgctttaaatgtttctctcctttcttctttgtctcccTTAGATTGAGACACATCCAGGCTTTAATACTATTCCAAAACACCCAACAAGGCAAGACcaactccttccccttccttctctgtacTGTGCCCATCAGAGCTGTGAAAGTCGGAGTAACTACGCCAAGTCTGTAGGATggataattctttatatatttatatttaatcgAATTATTTCCAAATGGGATTTGAGGGTGTTTGTTGATAAATACTGATCATCATCAATACATGAGGACTTTTTATGAATTTAAGGAGCTCTACTCACAACCTAGACAATCAGACCCATTAATTCCCAAAACAACTCTGTGACGTAGGTCATTTACTTCGTCTGTCTCAGGCTGGCTGTAAGAAAAGGTTGAGATGACACAAGCTAAAACTACCTTTACTAAAGAAAACTCAGTTTACAGAGACTGAATTTGAtgacttctttgaaaagattcttTGGTACCTGTTCTTTAGGGGTATCAGTTCTCTAGGGGTATCACTAATAATTTTGGTATTTGCAAGAAAGTCTTTATAGAGTCTGATTTATCTCTTCTTGGCACTCTACCATAATTCATGTAGCTTCTATCAGATAAATTCTGGTACTAAACTGAGACATATTCTTCAGCAAAAGAGCAAAGCTATTTGATTGTACAATTAGAATTCATCACTGTTATAATAATTCAGAGTTGTGATATGATTTTAACAAAGCAAAATTCACCCCTTTGATAAGTTAAAATTGTTATGCTAGGCTGTGAttacaaaaaaaatcaaccaatcaaccaacaaatgaaaacaattaaaataagtGACGATAAAACTCGATGTCATACACAGGGCAAAAATTTCTGAGGCTACAGTAGCTGGCTAGACATATGCCAAAAGGCACCTCGGAAAATTCTTGAGCTAATAATTCTTTTCACTCTGAATATGTTTTGGCTTCTAAAAGAAAGTACAATTGCATAATGTTTAAGGCACAGTCTCTGTTTTGCTAGTTCCACTAGCTATATGATTTTGAGTGAATTATTTACCCAATACATAAGGTACTTGTGAGAATTGAAAGACATGATCTATGTAAAAAGCTTACTCCAGTGTCAGACAAATATTAAGCACTTCATATGTATAAGCTATCAGCATCATCATCatttatcaccatcatcataatcataatgcagggaacacgggttcaagccctggtctgggaagatcccacatgccacagagcaactaagcccgtgcgccgcaactactgggcctgcgctctagagcttgcaagccacaactactgagcccccgcatgccacaactactgaagcctgcgtgtctagagcccgtgccctgaaacaagagaagccactgtagtgAGAAGACTGCACcccacaatgaagagcagtcccagctcgccgtaactagagaaagcccacacaaagcaacgaagatccaacacagccaaaaataaataattaataataatcatttaaatgtAATCATCATCATGCCATCATCAGCATCAccactgaaaaatacaaaacatactTTCCTGTTTATCCTTAGAGATCATAATATACTCTGTAATTTCCACCTATATCTGAGTAAGTATAATTTCTGTAAATTAAATTCCATGATCCTAAGGGTTTTATCTAATTCAATACTGTACCCTTTAGGCCTAAACCAGTGCCCTGTACATAGAGGGAGCtccaaatatttttgttgttgaataaataaatgcatacatacctttacatatttgttaatatggatTATTTTTCATGACTGTAGAATTTTACAAGGatctatttccttcattttaagtGTAACTTTTGCACAATAACTTTGGAGCCAATTTCTGAAATTTATAAGCCACCTATTTTAATCCCTCCCTGTCCATTTTCATGTTCAATGAAATTATGTACTCTTTAATATTAGATTTTATTCCTTGTTCAAAGAAAAAGAGGTCATCATTTAATGCGTGCGTGagccaaaaggaaaaggaagcaatgGCATCAGTGAGGCTCTACATTCTCCCAGTGTCAGTGAATGGTTTTTAATGGTCTGTGGATTCCTCCCTTCAGACTGAGTGTAGCTTGACTGGAAAAGGTGCTGAGGATGTCCTGGTCTTCCCTGGTTAGGACAGCTCAAGGCACAGAGTACGGTATGAGGTTTCACCCTAACAGGAGAGGGCCCCCAGCACTTTCCTTCTGTGATCTTCCCACTCCTTCTATTAAATCAAAGATATCTTCTCACTGGTCCCTGCTCTCCTAGACTGTTCTAATAGAAATAGGGGCTTACTTCTCATTGATCATCATCCTTCTAAGACTCAATTAGAAGAGATATAGGTGGAGTATAACTACTACTGACTCAATATATTTGTCTTACTTGGTGGGATAAGCTTAACAGATCAAACTCTATGATGATTAGTCATATCCTGTAAACTATACAAACTTATTACTGATTCATATGATATTAATACCCAAATATACTTACTTTCAAAAGGCTATACATAGAAATATGAATTTTGCTCtacttttaaattacttttatttttaaactagatAATATATTTGCAAGATCCCCAAATCAAAACtttatacacaaatatacaatgaGAAATCTCCATCTCATCCTTTCCCACCTGACTGTACCCAACACGGGCCCTAACACGTAGCAATTTTTATTAGTTCCCTGTACAAACGTCCaaagtttatttaaacaaataaaagcagaTGCAAATAGGTATAATATAAtgtgctcaacatgactaatcatcaggcaaatgcaaatcaaaaccacactgataGATCAcctacacctgttagaatggctattatcaaaaagaccagCAACAacagtgttggcgaggatgtgcagaaaaagggacccttgtgcactgttggtgggaatgtaaattggtgcaaatTGTACAGAGcttcatcaaaaatttaaaatagaatttccatacgatccagcaattccacttctgggtatttatccaaagaaaatgaaaacataagcttctaaaaatatatgcattcctgtgttcattgcatcattatttaccataggcaagatatggaaacaatctaagtgtccactgatggatgaatggatgaagaaattgtGTTATAGATATACAATGAAATTAATATTCAGCCAtatcaaaggaaagaaattttaccatgtaacaacatggatggaccttgagggtattatgtttagtgatataagtcagacagacaaagataaataccatatgatctcacgtatatgtggaatctaaaaaaaaaggaaaagaaaagaaaagcaaactcatTGATACAGGAAACTGGTGGTTGCTAGAGGTGGGGTGTTGAGagagtgaaataggtgaagatggtcaacaggtacatgaaaatctGACTGCAAAAATCACAGGAAATCAAGGAAGTgcaaatttagaaataatgagATACCAGTTTGCAACCAATATACAAAACAAATTGTCTTGAAATACCAAGTATGGGTAAGCTTCATATTGTTAATTCTGCctagaaacagaaaaaccaaTTTTGCTAATGAGTTCATAGAATCTAAGTCTCAAAGCACAAAGCACAGTAACGATTTAATCAGATACTGAATGATTACAGAACTAGATATGTGGGAAGAAGTTAAACCCATGATTTAAATTCTACTTAACAAATTCCCACTTACTTGAAGGTTACTTTTACAATATATCCAAATACACGGTtaccatattttttcattttcttcctaatgTAAGCTAATACATTTTTAGCAGCTGAACACTCTAAAATCAAGAGGATTTTATTACAATTCTACAGGTTTGCTGATTTACTATGATGaaacagtgagaaaaaaacataattagaTTTAGTAGAAACATCTGTGAGATTGGatatttattaaggaaaaaaactgaagtgGGCTGACTAATTTGTCATACAGTtgaaagtacatgaaaagcaAACGTTAGGACTTGGAGGCATACATGACTGAATAGGTGAATGTGACTCATAGAAATTCAGGATCAGCCTTGTAATCCACAACTCTCAAGAAGTGAGGGGATACAGGTGCTGACTTGGCCCTCCCTGAAGGAAACAAATGATTTGACCTACCTTCCCAATAACCAGAATACCAGATGTTTGCTTCCCTATACAACCGAAGAAAACCTTATGacttgaaagaaatgaaacagctCATTAAAGTAAAACTTTTCAAGCACCAAGGTACTAATCCCATGCCACCTTAAATGTTAAATAACTAATAGTAGCAATACATCCCCAATACTAATTGTACTATGGTTGTTGGAAaaaatatctttacttttttaaactctACCATGGAGTTGATCATGCTTTGGGATAAAATTATCCCTGCGCTCCCAGTAATCCCAATTGACGTCAACACTTGGAAAAAACGCAGGAAACTGAAGGAAATCGTTCCAGCTCTTGGTTTGCTATAACCTGCTCTTTCAAAGGCCTGGGGTATCTTGTTCCTTCtctgagaggggaaggaaggtaATTTCGGAAGCAGGATGCTGATATACTTTAGGAAGCTACTAGAGGTCACGGGCACCTCTCTGGTTTAATAAGGTACACCTATGCATATAAGCAGGAGAAAAGGCCTCCTTGAGGAGAAACCTGGGCTTCCATGCCACACTGAAAATTGCAGGGCAAGTTAGTAACTAAACCCATTTCAGCTGGAGCTAACCTGTCACGGTTTTGCTCgtctttcttttcactttaacCTGGCGCAATCTGCATCCAAAAAAACAGAGCGAGAGGGGAAAAATGctcaaagaaaggaagaaaggtccTTTTCTTTGAGGTCGTGCTGCCGGTGCCTTCATGAAAGACTTGAGCAGGCCATATactttgttgttggtttttttgtttgttttttcccagcaacagagacatcaatggtttaaagAACGGGggagcttacatgtctgaagcacggtcctggagtgacacctcACCGGATACTGCGGACTGCAGGCAGGACGCGACGCGACGGCAGTCTTCGCTCCGGGGAAGGGCGTGTGGGGAGGGGCCGGTGGAGGGTGTGCTGGGagaggttaccagttataggggaattGACGTCAGGccggctcattagttaccagggaaaccagtagagGTGCACGCCCCTCACAACCCCTTTGCTGATaacaatcaccagctggggcctggggcaagggCATAGGAAGGTCAGTCAGTACCCTGCATAGGATGTAGGTGAAGCAGGCCCTGGTCTGGCAGCGGATGTACACAGAGCAAgggaacagccatcttgagtggcctgaccatacgtCCCACACCTACATACCCAGCAGAACCCTTACAATCTTGGTCCACAGCTTTTCCGAGATATCTTTGGGGCCAGGCCATATACTTTGGCGTGCTGCATCCTCAGGCTAAAACTTCTGTAGCTAGGATCCCATGGTGAAAAGTTAAGCTGTGAATCGGGAGAAAGTATTCACAACACCTTTCACCTGCAAAGGATGAGTGGTCAGAATACATGAAGAATTCCAACGAAGCAAAGAGAAATAAGGCAAGCTAATTTTAGAAAGTGGCAAAAGGTTAATTTGTCCCtttggagaaagaaaggaggcgAGCTTGGCCCGGGCCTGCTGGAAGAGGCTGGTAGGCACAGGCGCAGAGCTAAGCATCTGTGCCAGTGCCCAATGCCACAGAACTGGAGGGTCGCCACGCCAAGGCCTGGCAATCACGTTGGAGATGCGGCTCCCTGCGGGAGGACAGACCAGCGCTGGCCCCCAGGGGGTCCTCCTGATTCCCAGCCCACTCCCTTTCTCCAGGCCACTATCGTAGAAACACTCTGAACAAAATCTGTATGACATAAACCGGGAAGTGCTAGTGTAGACGTGGCTTGGCCTGGTTCCTGACTCAAATAATCTGACTCCATCAACTTTAGGAACTCTGCTCACTCAGTTCCCTAATAGTTAATGTTAGATGAAAACATTCCAGGAGTCAGAACTCAGTGCTGTAAACCTCCTGAGATTTGAAGCAGAGAGAGCTGGATCTGAGACCTGATTTATCAAACCACCTAATCTTTAGATACAGGTCCCAAACACCCAAAAGGTTATGGGAGAAGTATAAAAGgtaatgcaaaacaaacaaacaaacaaaaaatcccccaaaacaACAGCCTTCTTAAATCACCCACACTCATTTTCCagagataaaactttatttgagGCATCAAGCAATATACTGAAAGAGGTGAGTCATGCACAAGTGATGTCCTTATTCCCATAATCGTACATTTGATACTCTCTGTCCTCTTAAAAGGGGTGTGTAGTGCGCAAGATGAGAAGCACATAGCTTTCAGACAAAACCATATCTCTGTGAGCACTTAAGAAAGTCTCCTTTAAATTTTGTTGTTCCTTCTTTAAAAGGCATGTCGGTTTTATTTCagaaaactacaacaaactacTTCTTCCACTGAGGAGGAAGTTTCTCCCCAGAGTTATTTATGAAATAATGCAGctgcctttttctttaaaaggattCTTGTCTTCTGGAATTCCTTTCACCAGAGGATCTTCTCCAGAACGTTCTTCAATatagttctttatttcttcagaacATTTAGACAccttaaggagaaaaagaaaggaaagaaagaatgaatcagGTCAGGATTGTTCAAACTTTGTCACCACCCTTCAGTGAAATTAATATAATTGGGTACAACcagaagtttttaaatgaaatagaatagaataaaaatattagagtACAGCACAGAgcctatataatatatatgaatgatacagtctaagtaaaatatatttcttactatggTCAGggtcaaaaaagtttgaaagtcactgtattaaaaaaattacctccaaatggacttgaggacacggggagggggaagggtaaactgggaccaagtgagagagtggcatggacatatatacactaccaaatgtaaaatagatagctagtgggaagcagcctcatagcacagggagatcagctcggtgctttgtgaccacctagaagggtgggatagggagggtgggaggaagacacaagagggaggagatatggggatatatgtatatgtatagctgattcactttggtatacagcagaaactaacacaccgttgtaaagcaattatactccaataaagctgctaaaagaaaaaaattaaccaccAGCATTTTCTATTCACTATGCCTCAtgatttccttcctctgctgaaaTACAATTATGACGTGTCCACCATATTTTAGGAACTGAAACATACTCCACTTTCAATTTTGCACGCTAATGAACAGATGCAATAGTAGATACTCCCCAAATGTTTGGGGGTGTGACCTGCAAAAAGTCTCACTTACTGGGTATGTGCCAGGTTCTGCAATTTCATAAAATGATAGAAGCATTGAAGAAAGTCTGACTCCGGAGAGGCTAATGTTGTCCAAAagtcacccccatccccaccccatgtTTCTGCTCAGAATTGATCATAAGAAAAGACTTATCGGAGGCTTAGTAGGCTTATCTGAGGCTTGTGTTTATATAAGTAGTTTAAACTTTTTCTGAATGGAGGAAGGATTGAATAGTGTCTTCAAAAACTCCATTCAAAAGAGACAGTTTGtaagactgatttttaaaaaagggaggggaataaacaagaaagaaaaaaaaaaaaggattactgTCTTCATGAAGGCCTGCATTAGTAGTAAGAAATTAGAAGTAAAAATTAGAGAAGTTCCAGAAAATTCCAGTGGAGTCCTCTTAAAACTAGGCAAATGTTCCCATTGATTTTGTAATCTAGATTAGAAATCTTCAAACCGTTTTAATGTTGATCACTAAAAAATGTTTGCATATGTAtcccaaaatgtaaataattatttacttataacTAAGTGCAGTTACTACTGTGTTAATACATCATGtataatcataaaatataaactagaaattattaaaagatgAGATTCTAAACTAGccaaaaatatatcattttgcaatatatacacatatcaaatcactatgttatatgTCTAAAATTAACATAATGTTTCATGTCTATtataccacaattaaaaattttttttaataaaaaatttagtgTTTTACTCCCACACCTCAAAGATTCTTGGCACGTCAGGGTGGAGGCCTAGGTGATACAGTTAAAATGTggcaaaataaaatctttacaaaTCTTTACAAGTACCGTTCGTTCTCTCAGGTAACATTTGCTGTCAATCACTGCTGACATTCATTGTGCGGGCATTTTAAGTGAATTCTCAGAGGTGATGATGTAAGTGTCCATAAGCTGGGCTCTGTGGCCACAGAGAAATTTGTGGATAAGACTCATGTTTCCCCAAATTGTATCTGTTCTTAGAGAGGCTTCTTCATTAGGTTTCCAAAAAGATGTGTAACCTCCGGAAGTGAATAATGACTTCTCTGATGCATTTCCTTCCACAGTCAAGAGGATATGTTTGAACAACAACTAGCTAGAGCCAGAATTCAGACTGTGTATTTTGTATCCTTGGCCTGAGCAGAGTACACGGCTCAGAAGTGAACAATTTATTGACAGAATAGTGGACTGGGCATCAAGAAGATATGTGTTTTAGTGTTTTCATAACAGCTCTATCATTATTTCTGGGGTCTTAAATAAAAGGCTGGTTAGCCTCCTCAGGATTCAggttttttaatccttaaaagtGAGTGGGTTGAATGATCTCTAAGAGCCATAATGTTTTTCTAGCACTAAGACTCTATAATTCAAAGTGCATAATAAAATGCTGGAATCTTATTATTAGGACGTAGATGCCTCTCCCTCTACCCTCTAAGGTTAT contains these protein-coding regions:
- the GNG11 gene encoding guanine nucleotide-binding protein G(I)/G(S)/G(O) subunit gamma-11, whose amino-acid sequence is MPALHIEDLPEKEKLKMEVEQLRKEVKLQRQQVSKCSEEIKNYIEERSGEDPLVKGIPEDKNPFKEKGSCIIS